The following proteins are encoded in a genomic region of Xanthomonas cassavae CFBP 4642:
- a CDS encoding glutamate-5-semialdehyde dehydrogenase, protein MTIKTLALQCRDAAQVLSQLSASAKQALLEAMAAALEQDAAVILAANARDLEAARAKSVGTAMLDRLALDDRRLAGIAAALREVAQLPDPVGQVTREDVRPNGIVVQKVRVPLGVIAMIYEARPNVTADAAALCIKAGNGVILRGGSEAIHSNTAIARTLQRALREAGVPEAALTLVEDLRRETMLELLQLSDIVDLAIPRGGEGLIRFVAEHARVPVIKHYKGVCHLFVDALADMDLAVRLLVDGKASRPSACNALETLLVHADIAARFLPLAAQALRERNVELRGDAATRTVLPDVAAASDDDYAAEFLDLILAIRVVPDLDTALAHIRQYGSDHTEVIATQDAANAEQFVQSLRSAVVMVNASSRFSDGGELGLGAEIGISTTRLHSYGPMGLEALTVERFVVRGQGQIRH, encoded by the coding sequence ATGACCATCAAAACCCTAGCCCTGCAATGCCGTGATGCCGCGCAAGTGTTGTCGCAACTGTCCGCGTCTGCCAAGCAGGCCTTGCTGGAGGCGATGGCGGCCGCGCTGGAACAGGATGCGGCGGTGATCCTGGCGGCCAATGCGCGCGATCTGGAGGCGGCGCGTGCGAAGAGCGTGGGGACGGCGATGCTGGATCGTCTGGCGCTGGACGACAGGCGCCTGGCCGGCATCGCCGCCGCGCTGCGCGAGGTGGCGCAACTGCCCGATCCGGTCGGGCAGGTCACGCGCGAGGACGTTCGCCCCAACGGCATCGTCGTGCAGAAGGTGCGGGTGCCGCTGGGGGTGATCGCGATGATCTACGAGGCGCGCCCGAATGTGACCGCCGATGCGGCAGCGCTGTGCATCAAGGCCGGCAATGGCGTGATCCTGCGTGGCGGCTCGGAAGCGATCCATTCCAACACCGCGATCGCGCGCACCCTGCAGCGCGCCTTGCGCGAGGCCGGCGTGCCGGAAGCGGCGTTGACCCTGGTCGAGGATCTGCGCCGCGAGACCATGCTGGAGCTGTTGCAACTCAGCGATATCGTCGATCTGGCGATTCCGCGCGGTGGCGAGGGGCTGATCCGCTTCGTGGCCGAACACGCGCGAGTGCCGGTGATCAAGCATTACAAGGGCGTGTGCCATCTGTTCGTGGATGCATTGGCGGACATGGATCTGGCCGTGCGTCTATTGGTCGATGGCAAGGCCAGCCGGCCGTCGGCCTGCAATGCGCTGGAGACCTTACTGGTGCATGCCGATATCGCCGCGCGCTTCCTGCCGCTGGCCGCGCAAGCCCTGCGCGAACGTAACGTGGAGCTGCGTGGCGATGCGGCAACGCGCACCGTGTTGCCCGACGTCGCAGCTGCCAGCGACGACGACTATGCCGCCGAATTCCTCGACCTGATCCTGGCGATCCGGGTGGTGCCGGATCTGGACACCGCGCTGGCGCATATCCGCCAGTACGGCTCGGACCACACCGAGGTGATCGCCACGCAGGACGCCGCCAACGCGGAGCAGTTCGTGCAGTCGCTGCGCTCGGCGGTGGTGATGGTCAACGCCTCCTCGCGTTTCTCCGACGGCGGCGAGCTCGGCCTGGGTGCAGAGATCGGCATCTCCACCACGCGCCTGCATTCCTACGGCCCGATGGGCCTTGAAGCGCTAACCGTGGAGCGCTTCGTGGTGCGTGGCCAGGGCCAGATACGGCACTGA
- the proB gene encoding glutamate 5-kinase gives MTLPTAEAHSPFVEQILPPWRRAVLKVGSSLLAADGGGLSPRFALGLAQFVSANLAAGRELVIVSSGAVAAGRAILPKVAEAGAPIAARQALAALGQAQLIALWQRFFERPVAQVLLTHDDLRNRRRYLNARATLGELLRLGALPVINENDTVSVDELKLGDNDNLAAIVAALVDADALFIATDIDGLYSADPRSSPLARPLDEVAELNAEVLAMAGGSGSRVGTGGMRTKLEAAAKAGAAGIETYLFNGRNGDVVRALAQDRLHGTRIHPARTRIAARKYWLRHAPVEAGAILIDAGAAAALTDKGASLLPGGVAGAQGDFRRGDMVEIHLRDAAGERCLARGVSQYSAVDIRRIARRHSREIEPVLGYSYGENVVHRDDLVLL, from the coding sequence ATGACCCTGCCGACTGCTGAGGCTCACTCTCCGTTCGTCGAACAGATACTGCCGCCATGGCGGCGCGCGGTGCTCAAGGTCGGCAGCAGCCTGCTCGCCGCCGATGGCGGCGGCCTGTCGCCGCGCTTTGCGCTGGGGCTGGCGCAGTTCGTGTCGGCCAACCTGGCAGCCGGGCGCGAGCTGGTGATCGTGTCGTCCGGCGCGGTTGCCGCCGGCCGCGCGATCCTGCCCAAGGTCGCCGAGGCCGGTGCGCCGATCGCCGCGCGCCAGGCGCTGGCCGCGCTCGGGCAGGCACAGTTGATCGCGCTCTGGCAGCGCTTCTTCGAGCGCCCGGTGGCGCAGGTATTGCTCACCCACGACGACCTGCGTAACCGCCGCCGCTATCTCAACGCACGCGCTACGCTGGGCGAGTTGCTGCGGCTGGGCGCGTTGCCGGTGATCAACGAAAACGACACCGTGTCGGTGGACGAGCTCAAGCTGGGCGACAACGACAACCTGGCCGCGATCGTCGCCGCGCTGGTCGATGCCGATGCCTTGTTCATCGCCACCGATATCGACGGGTTGTACAGCGCCGACCCGCGCAGTAGTCCGCTGGCGCGGCCGCTCGACGAGGTGGCCGAACTCAACGCCGAGGTGCTGGCGATGGCCGGCGGCAGCGGCAGCCGCGTGGGCACCGGCGGCATGCGCACCAAGCTGGAAGCCGCCGCAAAGGCCGGCGCGGCCGGCATCGAGACCTATCTGTTCAACGGTCGCAATGGCGATGTGGTGCGCGCCCTGGCGCAGGATCGCCTGCACGGCACGCGTATCCATCCCGCACGCACGCGCATTGCCGCCCGCAAGTACTGGCTGCGGCACGCGCCGGTGGAAGCGGGCGCGATCCTGATCGATGCCGGTGCCGCCGCCGCGCTCACCGACAAGGGCGCCTCGCTGCTGCCGGGCGGCGTGGCCGGTGCGCAGGGCGATTTCCGTCGCGGCGATATGGTGGAGATCCACCTGCGCGACGCCGCCGGCGAGCGCTGCCTGGCACGCGGCGTCAGCCAGTACTCGGCCGTGGATATCCGCCGCATCGCCCGCCGCCACTCCCGCGAGATCGAGCCCGTGCTCGGTTACAGCTACGGCGAGAATGTGGTGCATCGCGATGATTTGGTGCTTTTGTAG
- a CDS encoding YciI family protein, whose product MTTLYLVLAMRLPSFDDAAIQPHRNFLDALRAQGRLHLTGGFTDGSGGAYVLCNVDTLAQAQAIVATDPLATLQASELTVHEWTIR is encoded by the coding sequence ATGACCACGCTCTATCTGGTCCTGGCCATGCGCCTGCCCAGCTTCGACGATGCCGCTATCCAACCGCATCGCAACTTCCTCGATGCGCTGCGCGCGCAGGGCAGGCTGCATCTCACCGGCGGGTTCACCGACGGCAGCGGCGGTGCCTATGTGCTGTGCAACGTGGACACCCTGGCACAGGCGCAGGCCATCGTTGCCACCGATCCATTGGCGACCCTGCAGGCCTCCGAGCTGACCGTGCACGAATGGACCATCCGCTAA
- a CDS encoding argininosuccinate lyase, with translation MTNLLWQKPGVAVDAKIQAFLAGDDVILDREFFLHDIAASTAHAQGLQHIGILTADELASLERELALLADDFRSGAFVLDARYEDCHSAIEARLTERLGDAGRKIHTGRSRNDQILVATRLWLKNKLQRVAELSGEIAKVALDRAQAEAALPVPGYTHIQRAVVSSAGMWWAGWAEAFIDNAVRAHDTLQLVDSNPLGTAAGYGVNLPLDRAHTTAALGFARLQVSPIYAQLSRGKYELAALEALGSATLDLRRIAWDLSLFTSGEFAFVALPAQYTTGSSIMPNKRNPDVIELMRATHASVAASRTEIEQLLSLPSGYHRDLQSSKGAIVHGFGRGLAALELLPALLANLEWRPDRLQAAIDSGMYATDVAVEAAVAGVPFRDAYKAAAEASDSAGQGRTPEGSLAARVSPGAAADLQLDVLRARWQALR, from the coding sequence ATGACCAATCTGTTGTGGCAAAAACCCGGCGTGGCCGTAGACGCCAAGATCCAGGCCTTCCTGGCTGGCGACGACGTGATCCTGGACCGCGAATTCTTCCTGCACGACATCGCCGCCAGCACGGCGCACGCGCAGGGCCTGCAGCACATCGGCATCCTCACCGCCGACGAGCTGGCCAGCCTGGAGCGCGAGCTGGCGCTGCTGGCCGATGATTTCCGCAGCGGTGCGTTCGTGCTGGACGCGCGGTACGAGGATTGCCATTCGGCCATCGAGGCGCGCCTGACCGAGCGCCTGGGCGATGCCGGCCGCAAGATCCACACCGGGCGCAGCCGTAACGACCAGATCCTGGTCGCCACGCGCCTGTGGTTGAAGAACAAGCTGCAGCGCGTGGCTGAGCTGAGCGGCGAGATCGCCAAGGTGGCGCTGGACCGCGCGCAGGCTGAAGCGGCGCTGCCGGTGCCCGGTTACACGCATATCCAACGGGCGGTGGTGTCCTCGGCAGGCATGTGGTGGGCCGGCTGGGCCGAGGCCTTCATCGACAACGCGGTGCGCGCCCACGACACCTTGCAGCTGGTGGACAGCAATCCGCTCGGTACCGCGGCCGGTTACGGCGTCAATCTGCCGCTGGACCGTGCGCACACCACGGCCGCGCTGGGTTTTGCGCGGTTGCAGGTCTCGCCGATCTACGCCCAGCTCTCGCGCGGCAAGTACGAGCTGGCCGCGCTCGAAGCGCTGGGCAGCGCCACCCTGGATCTGCGCCGCATCGCCTGGGACCTGTCGCTGTTCACCAGCGGCGAATTCGCCTTCGTCGCGTTGCCGGCGCAGTACACCACCGGCAGCTCGATCATGCCCAACAAGCGTAACCCCGATGTCATCGAATTGATGCGCGCCACCCACGCCAGCGTGGCGGCCTCACGTACCGAGATCGAACAACTGTTGTCGCTGCCGTCCGGTTACCACCGCGATCTGCAGAGCAGCAAGGGCGCCATCGTGCACGGTTTCGGCCGCGGCCTGGCCGCGCTGGAATTGCTGCCGGCCCTGCTGGCAAACCTGGAATGGCGCCCGGACAGGCTGCAGGCGGCGATCGATTCGGGCATGTACGCCACCGATGTGGCGGTGGAAGCGGCCGTGGCCGGCGTGCCATTTCGCGATGCCTACAAGGCTGCAGCCGAAGCATCGGACAGCGCAGGGCAGGGGCGCACGCCGGAAGGCAGCCTGGCTGCGCGGGTATCGCCCGGTGCGGCGGCGGACCTGCAGCTGGATGTGCTGCGGGCCCGCTGGCAGGCGCTGCGATGA